A region of the Bombus pyrosoma isolate SC7728 linkage group LG15, ASM1482585v1, whole genome shotgun sequence genome:
GATATTATTCCTATATTATAATTGGAGATCTTACCTACCATTATTTTGTGTATGATATGAGCATACcaaatatagatattataagttatgtagcataataTTACAACTGTGTTAAACATAACCTGATATGGTTCAATTTATGTAAACATAACCTCTtcattatatcaattatatattcgatataaaaacGTACGTGCATATATGAATATGTCCATTCGACAGCCTTTATCACGTTATTATtaagttaattataaataattaagtaatacGAAGTATGGGACGTAGCCGTACACCTTCAccaggaagaagaagagatcGGTCTCGAGATCGTGATCGAGAACGCGAACGAGATAGAgatcgaagaagaagacgttctcgtgaaagaagaagaaggtattttcctatatttttctattagacttaaatgatataaagattgcatgaattttaaataatcctaGATCCGTTGAACGAGATCGAGTAAAGTCGAGGGATAGAGAAAGAGATCGTGATCGTGAACGGGACAGGCATAGACGTTCATATAGCAGATCTAGATCAAGAGAAAGGGACAGACCTAAACCCAAATTAAAACCCACAACAGAACGTCCTGTGATTACAGGTATGTAAATCTAATATTAGTAAAGcccgatataaattataaaataactgactgttttaaatgaatatcTTGTAGAAGCCGATCTTCAAGGAAAAACACCAGAGGAACAAGAAATGATGAGAATAATGGGCTTTTGTGGTTTTGACACTACTAAAGGCAAAAAAGTTGAAGGGAATGATGTAGGAGCCGTACATGTTATTCTTAAACGAAAGTATAGACAATACATGAACAGAAAAGGAGGATTCAATAGACCATTGGATTTTGtagcataaaaattataaatgtgaTGATTCCATAAAATTCTTTACTATTGATAGAGATTCCTTAACCTGTGCAAGTTCTATTGTTTTCATAAATCTAATCAGAATAATAAGACGAATAATAGTACAAAAAATAGTttacataaatgaaaatataagtaGACAAAACAAGTGATATAAGTTGACAAAGATAAATCcgtaaaatttttcatttttaaatttattaaacaatttttatataaaaatacttaaaatacaagttttttttaataataagacagtattaaatattttaattaataatgtttcaATCATCCACCCTGAGTCGTTTGCTTTGAGATGTATCATCATCACTATTGCTGTCACAATCATTCATATTCGATGTTTCACTCTCAGGGTTTTCTGGAGCTTGTGTATTGAGCTATAAAGTTTAGAGATATTCTAGTATTATTACAGTACGGacaattttgtgaaaaataatgtataatgcaatatcttttcttttacttacTAAACTGACATCCATTCCCTCAAGTCCCTCTATCAGTTGtggatttttaattctaaaatctCTCGTTATACTTCGTTTCAAGTAATTTTCTAGCGGTATCTAGATTTATGCGAGTTAAAAATTGTGAATATAAAGAggaacgaagaataaaatatttaatacttgtattttatacttacGCCTGTTCTTTTGCCAAGtagtaatatttctttgttaaattGCTCGATTTCATATACTACCCGAGGTATTACTTtggtttcttttaaaattttattcctttgtgCGTATGAATcggattttaatttcaatttattttgattttccttcagaagatattttatgataaaataaaataatgaataatgatACTGATGacatcgatttttatttataatgtatgaaaaattcgaattcgaCATACCTCTACATATGTTACCAAATTATAGAAAGCAGATTTTAATGATTTTCCAGCTATTTGTACCACTTGAATGAATCTATAACCAGTGAGATTTGTCAATTTCGGTAAACGTATAAATCATTAGTTACAAagtgatatatgtatgtgcagCACATACTTGACTGCTTGAAACGCTGCATTCTGATCATTCGATTTAGcataaaagtattttgtaAGATTACCAAGTAAATGATACAAGTATTGCAAATTTTTGAAGGTGAAGTCAGTGGATGGACCTGGTTTGATCAATGTATTAGCTAATGTTTGAAGTGCTTGAGCAAGATAAGATAATTGTCTACATAGATTTCGTTCTTTATCTCTTAAACTGTTATTCCCTGTTAAaacaatatcattttttgtgaatattataaaattttgatttggaatttcaaatttatatttacaagcTTCATCAATTGTTCCAGGTGCTCTAGCTATAGTGTCTTCTGCCTTTAATCGCATCAATAACCATGAAGCACTAtccaatttttgtttaatgtGACCACTCAAAACATTATAAACTTGTAGTATAGTATCTTCACGTATACTTTTATATGAACCATTTGCTACTAATTCAATTGTTACCTACATTTAGGTAAGGATAACAATCAATTTAAGACATAAACGTTTTGAATattatgtaacaaaaattattacttacgTTATCAATGTTTCCAGCTTTTTCACATAATTccatacaaatttcattcaatgTATCTCCACATTCTTGACTATGTTTTTCCAAGTTCAAGAAGAATTGTATGATTGTAGGAACAATAGAACTTCGAATATCTTCtacttgaataatttcttttatatattcgaGCATCTTTTTTAGTGAAAAAAGggatttatataaacaaagaagataattttcatgaaagaTATACTAACCTCTTCAGAATTGTAATCTTCAAAGTTAATCTTATATGTAAATTGTTCTATTGTTTGTAATAACAGAAGTGATACTTTCTCCCTGTCATCATTGTGTGTTTCTTCTGTAAGAAACTTCTTGAGGTACGACttcaatgaaaaaataatttcttgtaattGATAATTGACATTTGTAGATTTTGATTCCTTCTTGGATTGTACTTCAACTTGAaacagtaaataaaattgtgatCTAAATTGTCGAAATAACGTAGTAAACTGTTAgataaatacatacaaattGAATTGAGAAATTTTGGCAATTCAGATGAGagtaatgtacatatacagCAAGAAATTTCCTTGAAACATTGTAAAGCCAATATAGTTACTTGTTCATCATTTATAAGTGCATCATCCagattttgtacaaaatatttataaagcaATCTAGAAatgatttcattattattattatgctTTTATTGGCACTATTATCCCATTTCAGAACTTACCTCCCAACatcaatatatgtatttatatagttATGATTTTGCAATTGAGAGGTATCCTGTATAAATGACTTTGTGCGTTGCAAGAGTTGTTCACATGTTTGTAATATATAGCAACAAAAGCTGTGGTCTCTTCTAAGTGCAACATCATTTTGAGTAGAAGATCTTCTATTTATGAATtacaattcatttttaaaataaaaataagcaatTTAAAGCCATGGAAACATTCAGAATGGTTTAGTAATTGCAACACTCATTTCAATCATCATGGTACTTACGAAAATAAGAGCGGTAAACTTTGACGAATTACATCCAAATCCATAATAGTATTtggtattttgatattatttgatttagCCGGCTTTTTAGTTGTATTATTGGGATCTCTGTcctttttagatttattaccATCactctttttcgtttttgtgGATTGCTAGACAAATTCATAGCGAATGTcatgatttttaatacaacAGCTAAGTAAATAAAATCCAAATACAGAAATCAAGAGCACATGGTAAAAGAGTAGGGGATTAGTATAGGAGAGATAATCAGTAAGAAAGGAAACAATAAGGGCATAGACTGgatgagaaaattgaaaaacaagaaaaacgaaagagcGAAGAGAGGGGAATATCTAGCAAAGGAGGTAAAGATTTATGCAACAGATAATAGACATATATAATAGTTAAGTGTTACATGGTAGACAGTAGAAAAGGGATAGTAAAATAAGGGTAGCATAAGGTTGTGTGTGTAAACTGAGAATGCAAGACAATAAGGagaataattttgttgtaAACCGAGTTCCTTTTACGGCCATGAAGCTAAAATAAACTATATtatgtaaagaaaaattattctacctTTTTAATAAAGTCTATCAAACGTGTATATCCTTTGAACAAATTGTTAGTATCATGAGAGCTTTCCTCATTCCCTTTCGACCATTCTCCAATTTGAAATGCCATTAAAGCCTCATATATCCCAATGACCATACCAAGATTCTTTAACTTGATCTCTGACTTTGGAAAGTCTCCATGAAGTAAGTCAGTTCCAGGTTCCTAAAATTATTGAGGTTTACTTTTACATTGACATATCAACGCCACTTTCTATATTGGCgtctaaattttaattaccaaaTTTAAATGCTCCAATTCTGTAATTGCCATTTTCCTACACAgtgatttcaaaatatcatgTAATTTTTCAAGAGTATGTGTATTTTTTACAACTGTATTAATATATGTCTTTTGTAACGTAAATATCAATTGAGCAATAGGTTCTTGTAATACTACTTCCACTCCATGGACATCTGTACACAATTCCAATTTTACAGGTGGCAAGGCACTATCATCTGTATGAAGATATAGATTCAAATGTGAAAGGAGCATGTCTACTAGAATTTCTGTTATTTCGGGATTTTTGATCACAGTACCATACAGGCCTAAAAACGTAATTGAGATT
Encoded here:
- the LOC122575445 gene encoding Fanconi anemia group I protein isoform X4, yielding MSQRFEKLRERGNKSEICAFVQESSVEQLTRLIHSSICKSNGIKTLDDLLQAFSNSEACQTKRRKVIESTLKNLEETNISLGQANAIVSRIISDLPSYSKQHLVKLVDFCLTNIRNNDNGLCSWKDLLPALLEALENEKYIVHADAEVSGTEYKSLIIKAICNYHWNVNLLPSLAKMFGDMVLDKTDRNEVLRTLCSALPNLPLDQVPSFTYQTLKLCPNQDNRKLLNALSKYFELCYSKTSLSDDSNSLENIDIINLKEVQDIESTVLYHVYQAAQLNHENMKDFIRFLKHVSHAPEYVLQPFMLSVLMSVSTIYEDQIFEILRLAVVNNSLEEEKRQNSAWMRQLLPTPCNIIGIIRQVINSSNKDRHLVLRGLTNLAFTLMNADQKSKNNATAMWRIGSEIIREIIKKRHETVPIVLQELINKIVAGGMPTTHYTDCLKYMCHELSIVVLDHQVWIITILERLLFLHPTVANQVLYAIFPLARVSPNIRENLLLTLRKALYRKGALKRQTAVTGYLEMLKYTNMHSQLSFRLSQFNDSMSASSKSTLTQVTLEYNSQRGKSVTYCDKTLYYEISDILKKTFTYEYETRLHLYEGLYGTVIKNPEITEILVDMLLSHLNLYLHTDDSALPPVKLELCTDVHGVEVVLQEPIAQLIFTLQKTYINTVVKNTHTLEKLHDILKSLCRKMAITELEHLNLEPGTDLLHGDFPKSEIKLKNLGMVIGIYEALMAFQIGEWSKGNEESSHDTNNLFKGYTRLIDFIKKQSTKTKKSDGNKSKKDRDPNNTTKKPAKSNNIKIPNTIMDLDVIRQSLPLLFSSSTQNDVALRRDHSFCCYILQTCEQLLQRTKSFIQDTSQLQNHNYINTYIDVGRLLYKYFVQNLDDALINDEQVTILALQCFKEISCCICTLLSSELPKFLNSIFEVQSKKESKSTNVNYQLQEIIFSLKSYLKKFLTEETHNDDREKVSLLLLQTIEQFTYKINFEDYNSEEMLEYIKEIIQVEDIRSSIVPTIIQFFLNLEKHSQECGDTLNEICMELCEKAGNIDNVTIELVANGSYKSIREDTILQVYNVLSGHIKQKLDSASWLLMRLKAEDTIARAPGTIDEAWNNSLRDKERNLCRQLSYLAQALQTLANTLIKPGPSTDFTFKNLQYLYHLLGNLTKYFYAKSNDQNAAFQAVKFIQVVQIAGKSLKSAFYNLVTYVEENQNKLKLKSDSYAQRNKILKETKVIPRVVYEIEQFNKEILLLGKRTGIPLENYLKRSITRDFRIKNPQLIEGLEGMDVSLLNTQAPENPESETSNMNDCDSNSDDDTSQSKRLRVDD
- the LOC122575498 gene encoding U4/U6.U5 small nuclear ribonucleoprotein 27 kDa protein translates to MGRSRTPSPGRRRDRSRDRDRERERDRDRRRRRSRERRRRSVERDRVKSRDRERDRDRERDRHRRSYSRSRSRERDRPKPKLKPTTERPVITEADLQGKTPEEQEMMRIMGFCGFDTTKGKKVEGNDVGAVHVILKRKYRQYMNRKGGFNRPLDFVA
- the LOC122575445 gene encoding Fanconi anemia group I protein isoform X6: MVLDKTDRNEVLRTLCSALPNLPLDQVPSFTYQTLKLCPNQDNRKLLNALSKYFELCYSKTSLSDDSNSLENIDIINLKEVQDIESTVLYHVYQAAQLNHENMKDFIRFLKHVSHAPEYVLQPFMLSVLMSVSTIYEDQIFEILRLAVVNNSLEEEKRQNSAWMRQLLPTPCNIIGIIRQVINSSNKDRHLVLRGLTNLAFTLMNADQKSKNNATAMWRIGSEIIREIIKKRHETVPIVLQELINKIVAGGMPTTHYTDCLKYMCHELSIVVLDHQVWIITILERLLFLHPTVANQVLYAIFPLARVSPNIRENLLLTLRKALYRKGALKRQTAVTGYLEMLKYTNMHSQLSFRLSQFNDSMSASSKSTLTQVTLEYNSQRGKSVTYCDKTLYYEISDILKKTFTYEYETRLHLYEGLYGTVIKNPEITEILVDMLLSHLNLYLHTDDSALPPVKLELCTDVHGVEVVLQEPIAQLIFTLQKTYINTVVKNTHTLEKLHDILKSLCRKMAITELEHLNLEPGTDLLHGDFPKSEIKLKNLGMVIGIYEALMAFQIGEWSKGNEESSHDTNNLFKGYTRLIDFIKKQSTKTKKSDGNKSKKDRDPNNTTKKPAKSNNIKIPNTIMDLDVIRQSLPLLFSRSSTQNDVALRRDHSFCCYILQTCEQLLQRTKSFIQDTSQLQNHNYINTYIDVGRLLYKYFVQNLDDALINDEQVTILALQCFKEISCCICTLLSSELPKFLNSIFEVQSKKESKSTNVNYQLQEIIFSLKSYLKKFLTEETHNDDREKVSLLLLQTIEQFTYKINFEDYNSEEMLEYIKEIIQVEDIRSSIVPTIIQFFLNLEKHSQECGDTLNEICMELCEKAGNIDNVTIELVANGSYKSIREDTILQVYNVLSGHIKQKLDSASWLLMRLKAEDTIARAPGTIDEACKYKFEIPNQNFIIFTKNDIVLTGNNSLRDKERNLCRQLSYLAQALQTLANTLIKPGPSTDFTFKNLQYLYHLLGNLTKYFYAKSNDQNAAFQAVKFIQVVQIAGKSLKSAFYNLVTYVEENQNKLKLKSDSYAQRNKILKETKVIPRVVYEIEQFNKEILLLGKRTGIPLENYLKRSITRDFRIKNPQLIEGLEGMDVSLLNTQAPENPESETSNMNDCDSNSDDDTSQSKRLRVDD
- the LOC122575445 gene encoding Fanconi anemia group I protein isoform X1, with protein sequence MSQRFEKLRERGNKSEICAFVQESSVEQLTRLIHSSICKSNGIKTLDDLLQAFSNSEACQTKRRKVIESTLKNLEETNISLGQANAIVSRIISDLPSYSKQHLVKLVDFCLTNIRNNDNGLCSWKDLLPALLEALENEKYIVHADAEVSGTEYKSLIIKAICNYHWNVNLLPSLAKMFGDMVLDKTDRNEVLRTLCSALPNLPLDQVPSFTYQTLKLCPNQDNRKLLNALSKYFELCYSKTSLSDDSNSLENIDIINLKEVQDIESTVLYHVYQAAQLNHENMKDFIRFLKHVSHAPEYVLQPFMLSVLMSVSTIYEDQIFEILRLAVVNNSLEEEKRQNSAWMRQLLPTPCNIIGIIRQVINSSNKDRHLVLRGLTNLAFTLMNADQKSKNNATAMWRIGSEIIREIIKKRHETVPIVLQELINKIVAGGMPTTHYTDCLKYMCHELSIVVLDHQVWIITILERLLFLHPTVANQVLYAIFPLARVSPNIRENLLLTLRKALYRKGALKRQTAVTGYLEMLKYTNMHSQLSFRLSQFNDSMSASSKSTLTQVTLEYNSQRGKSVTYCDKTLYYEISDILKKTFTYEYETRLHLYEGLYGTVIKNPEITEILVDMLLSHLNLYLHTDDSALPPVKLELCTDVHGVEVVLQEPIAQLIFTLQKTYINTVVKNTHTLEKLHDILKSLCRKMAITELEHLNLEPGTDLLHGDFPKSEIKLKNLGMVIGIYEALMAFQIGEWSKGNEESSHDTNNLFKGYTRLIDFIKKQSTKTKKSDGNKSKKDRDPNNTTKKPAKSNNIKIPNTIMDLDVIRQSLPLLFSRSSTQNDVALRRDHSFCCYILQTCEQLLQRTKSFIQDTSQLQNHNYINTYIDVGRLLYKYFVQNLDDALINDEQVTILALQCFKEISCCICTLLSSELPKFLNSIFEVQSKKESKSTNVNYQLQEIIFSLKSYLKKFLTEETHNDDREKVSLLLLQTIEQFTYKINFEDYNSEEMLEYIKEIIQVEDIRSSIVPTIIQFFLNLEKHSQECGDTLNEICMELCEKAGNIDNVTIELVANGSYKSIREDTILQVYNVLSGHIKQKLDSASWLLMRLKAEDTIARAPGTIDEACKYKFEIPNQNFIIFTKNDIVLTGNNSLRDKERNLCRQLSYLAQALQTLANTLIKPGPSTDFTFKNLQYLYHLLGNLTKYFYAKSNDQNAAFQAVKFIQVVQIAGKSLKSAFYNLVTYVEENQNKLKLKSDSYAQRNKILKETKVIPRVVYEIEQFNKEILLLGKRTGIPLENYLKRSITRDFRIKNPQLIEGLEGMDVSLLNTQAPENPESETSNMNDCDSNSDDDTSQSKRLRVDD
- the LOC122575445 gene encoding Fanconi anemia group I protein isoform X2, with translation MSQRFEKLRERGNKSEICAFVQESSVEQLTRLIHSSICKSNGIKTLDDLLQAFSNSEACQTKRRKVIESTLKNLEETNISLGQANAIVSRIISDLPSYSKQHLVKLVDFCLTNIRNNDNGLCSWKDLLPALLEALENEKYIVHADAEVSGTEYKSLIIKAICNYHWNVNLLPSLAKMFGDMVLDKTDRNEVLRTLCSALPNLPLDQVPSFTYQTLKLCPNQDNRKLLNALSKYFELCYSKTSLSDDSNSLENIDIINLKEVQDIESTVLYHVYQAAQLNHENMKDFIRFLKHVSHAPEYVLQPFMLSVLMSVSTIYEDQIFEILRLAVVNNSLEEEKRQNSAWMRQLLPTPCNIIGIIRQVINSSNKDRHLVLRGLTNLAFTLMNADQKSKNNATAMWRIGSEIIREIIKKRHETVPIVLQELINKIVAGGMPTTHYTDCLKYMCHELSIVVLDHQVWIITILERLLFLHPTVANQVLYAIFPLARVSPNIRENLLLTLRKALYRKGALKRQTAVTGYLEMLKYTNMHSQLSFRLSQFNDSMSASSKSTLTQVTLEYNSQRGKSVTYCDKTLYYEISDILKKTFTYEYETRLHLYEGLYGTVIKNPEITEILVDMLLSHLNLYLHTDDSALPPVKLELCTDVHGVEVVLQEPIAQLIFTLQKTYINTVVKNTHTLEKLHDILKSLCRKMAITELEHLNLEPGTDLLHGDFPKSEIKLKNLGMVIGIYEALMAFQIGEWSKGNEESSHDTNNLFKGYTRLIDFIKKQSTKTKKSDGNKSKKDRDPNNTTKKPAKSNNIKIPNTIMDLDVIRQSLPLLFSSSTQNDVALRRDHSFCCYILQTCEQLLQRTKSFIQDTSQLQNHNYINTYIDVGRLLYKYFVQNLDDALINDEQVTILALQCFKEISCCICTLLSSELPKFLNSIFEVQSKKESKSTNVNYQLQEIIFSLKSYLKKFLTEETHNDDREKVSLLLLQTIEQFTYKINFEDYNSEEMLEYIKEIIQVEDIRSSIVPTIIQFFLNLEKHSQECGDTLNEICMELCEKAGNIDNVTIELVANGSYKSIREDTILQVYNVLSGHIKQKLDSASWLLMRLKAEDTIARAPGTIDEACKYKFEIPNQNFIIFTKNDIVLTGNNSLRDKERNLCRQLSYLAQALQTLANTLIKPGPSTDFTFKNLQYLYHLLGNLTKYFYAKSNDQNAAFQAVKFIQVVQIAGKSLKSAFYNLVTYVEENQNKLKLKSDSYAQRNKILKETKVIPRVVYEIEQFNKEILLLGKRTGIPLENYLKRSITRDFRIKNPQLIEGLEGMDVSLLNTQAPENPESETSNMNDCDSNSDDDTSQSKRLRVDD
- the LOC122575445 gene encoding Fanconi anemia group I protein isoform X5, yielding MRICSRIERGTDDLLQAFSNSEACQTKRRKVIESTLKNLEETNISLGQANAIVSRIISDLPSYSKQHLVKLVDFCLTNIRNNDNGLCSWKDLLPALLEALENEKYIVHADAEVSGTEYKSLIIKAICNYHWNVNLLPSLAKMFGDMVLDKTDRNEVLRTLCSALPNLPLDQVPSFTYQTLKLCPNQDNRKLLNALSKYFELCYSKTSLSDDSNSLENIDIINLKEVQDIESTVLYHVYQAAQLNHENMKDFIRFLKHVSHAPEYVLQPFMLSVLMSVSTIYEDQIFEILRLAVVNNSLEEEKRQNSAWMRQLLPTPCNIIGIIRQVINSSNKDRHLVLRGLTNLAFTLMNADQKSKNNATAMWRIGSEIIREIIKKRHETVPIVLQELINKIVAGGMPTTHYTDCLKYMCHELSIVVLDHQVWIITILERLLFLHPTVANQVLYAIFPLARVSPNIRENLLLTLRKALYRKGALKRQTAVTGYLEMLKYTNMHSQLSFRLSQFNDSMSASSKSTLTQVTLEYNSQRGKSVTYCDKTLYYEISDILKKTFTYEYETRLHLYEGLYGTVIKNPEITEILVDMLLSHLNLYLHTDDSALPPVKLELCTDVHGVEVVLQEPIAQLIFTLQKTYINTVVKNTHTLEKLHDILKSLCRKMAITELEHLNLEPGTDLLHGDFPKSEIKLKNLGMVIGIYEALMAFQIGEWSKGNEESSHDTNNLFKGYTRLIDFIKKQSTKTKKSDGNKSKKDRDPNNTTKKPAKSNNIKIPNTIMDLDVIRQSLPLLFSRSSTQNDVALRRDHSFCCYILQTCEQLLQRTKSFIQDTSQLQNHNYINTYIDVGRLLYKYFVQNLDDALINDEQVTILALQCFKEISCCICTLLSSELPKFLNSIFEVQSKKESKSTNVNYQLQEIIFSLKSYLKKFLTEETHNDDREKVSLLLLQTIEQFTYKINFEDYNSEEMLEYIKEIIQVEDIRSSIVPTIIQFFLNLEKHSQECGDTLNEICMELCEKAGNIDNVTIELVANGSYKSIREDTILQVYNVLSGHIKQKLDSASWLLMRLKAEDTIARAPGTIDEACKYKFEIPNQNFIIFTKNDIVLTGNNSLRDKERNLCRQLSYLAQALQTLANTLIKPGPSTDFTFKNLQYLYHLLGNLTKYFYAKSNDQNAAFQAVKFIQVVQIAGKSLKSAFYNLVTYVEENQNKLKLKSDSYAQRNKILKETKVIPRVVYEIEQFNKEILLLGKRTGIPLENYLKRSITRDFRIKNPQLIEGLEGMDVSLLNTQAPENPESETSNMNDCDSNSDDDTSQSKRLRVDD
- the LOC122575445 gene encoding Fanconi anemia group I protein isoform X3 → MSQRFEKLRERGNKSEICAFVQESSVEQLTRLIHSSICKSNGIKTLDDLLQAFSNSEACQTKRRKVIESTLKNLEETNISLGQANAIVSRIISDLPSYSKQHLVKLVDFCLTNIRNNDNGLCSWKDLLPALLEALENEKYIVHADAEVSGTEYKSLIIKAICNYHWNVNLLPSLAKMFGDMVLDKTDRNEVLRTLCSALPNLPLDQVPSFTYQTLKLCPNQDNRKLLNALSKYFELCYSKTSLSDDSNSLENIDIINLKEVQDIESTVLYHVYQAAQLNHENMKDFIRFLKHVSHAPEYVLQPFMLSVLMSVSTIYEDQIFEILRLAVVNNSLEEEKRQNSAWMRQLLPTPCNIIGIIRQVINSSNKDRHLVLRGLTNLAFTLMNADQKSKNNATAMWRIGSEIIREIIKKRHETVPIVLQELINKIVAGGMPTTHYTDCLKYMCHELSIVVLDHQVWIITILERLLFLHPTVANQVLYAIFPLARVSPNIRENLLLTLRKALYRKGALKRQTAVTGYLEMLKYTNMHSQLSFRLSQFNDSMSASSKSTLTQVTLEYNSQRGKSVTYCDKTLYYEISDILKKTFTYEYETRLHLYEGLYGTVIKNPEITEILVDMLLSHLNLYLHTDDSALPPVKLELCTDVHGVEVVLQEPIAQLIFTLQKTYINTVVKNTHTLEKLHDILKSLCRKMAITELEHLNLEPGTDLLHGDFPKSEIKLKNLGMVIGIYEALMAFQIGEWSKGNEESSHDTNNLFKGYTRLIDFIKKQSTKTKKSDGNKSKKDRDPNNTTKKPAKSNNIKIPNTIMDLDVIRQSLPLLFSRSSTQNDVALRRDHSFCCYILQTCEQLLQRTKSFIQDTSQLQNHNYINTYIDVGRLLYKYFVQNLDDALINDEQVTILALQCFKEISCCICTLLSSELPKFLNSIFEVQSKKESKSTNVNYQLQEIIFSLKSYLKKFLTEETHNDDREKVSLLLLQTIEQFTYKINFEDYNSEEMLEYIKEIIQVEDIRSSIVPTIIQFFLNLEKHSQECGDTLNEICMELCEKAGNIDNVTIELVANGSYKSIREDTILQVYNVLSGHIKQKLDSASWLLMRLKAEDTIARAPGTIDEAWNNSLRDKERNLCRQLSYLAQALQTLANTLIKPGPSTDFTFKNLQYLYHLLGNLTKYFYAKSNDQNAAFQAVKFIQVVQIAGKSLKSAFYNLVTYVEENQNKLKLKSDSYAQRNKILKETKVIPRVVYEIEQFNKEILLLGKRTGIPLENYLKRSITRDFRIKNPQLIEGLEGMDVSLLNTQAPENPESETSNMNDCDSNSDDDTSQSKRLRVDD